In one Amaranthus tricolor cultivar Red isolate AtriRed21 chromosome 8, ASM2621246v1, whole genome shotgun sequence genomic region, the following are encoded:
- the LOC130820901 gene encoding protein FAR1-RELATED SEQUENCE 5-like — protein MKALHVYQESITLHDSRISWLITKTPRTVTHVSPNGSTEWFPYCEDDKKPFVSLIFENLEKASDIYTREGFMVSRVKKNKGDVVRYKRSTKTVGCKANLILKIDKKKGMHFVFKFVEGHRLVKSFRLFKENVGSYENVGATMQDFKNFHRDFKNYIKGDDEKILIENFIKKRDIFLGFYFDYALDEDNHTSLLFWAGTISRKNYALFGEMVTFDCTYDNNKCSMVLAPFTGVDQYRSCITFGVGLLAKEDTESFEWLFMTFSYCMGDCMPTYLINDQDSSMKIPIKNVFPNTIRKLCMWHIMSKVADKVGPELNKDEFFLKELNSCVWNVEQEESEFEEKWEAIMIKYNLLEDKWFCNLFSIRDQWIPAYFKDITLEVISRTTSRSESINNFFNNFSNPHMTLVEFYMSYESAMDAQRYNQ, from the exons ATGAAAGCATTACATGTTTATCAAGAAAGCATCACATTACATGACTCGAGAATAAGTTGGCTCA TAACTAAAACTCCGAGAACTGTAACACATGTTAGTCCTAACGGTTCTACTGAGTGGTTTCCTTATTGTGAAGATGATAAGAAGCCATTTGTTagtttgatttttgaaaatttagaaaaagcaTCTGATATTTATACTAG GGAGGGATTTATGGTATCTAGAGTTAAGAAAAATAAGGGTGATGTTGTACGGTATAAGAGATCAACCAAAACAGTTGGTTGTAAGGCGAACTTGatattgaaaattgataaaaagaAAGGAATGCATTTTGTTTTCAAGTTTGTTGAGGGGCATA GACTAGTTAAATCATTTAGACTTTTCAAGGAAAATGTAGGGAGTTATGAAAATGTGGGAGCTACTATGCAagatttcaaaaattttcatagaGATTTCAAAAATTACATCAAAGGTGATGACGAAAAGATATTGATTGAGAATTTCATTAAGAAAAGAGATATTTTCCTGGGGTTTTATTTTGACTATGCACTAGATGAGGATAACCACACTTCACTTCTTTTTTGGGCAGGTACAATAAGCAGGAAGAATTACGCCCTATTTGGAGAGATGGTCACCTTTGATTGTacttatgataataataaatgtaGTATGGTTTTAGCTCCTTTTACCGGTGTAGATCAATATAGGTCTTGCATTACATTTGGTGTTGGTTTGTTGGCTAAAGAGGATACTGAGTCATTTGAGTGGTTGTTTATGACTTTTTCATACTGTATGGGGGATTGTATGCCTACTTATTTGATAAATGATCAAGACTCATCAATGAAAATTCCAATTAAGAATGTTTTTCCAAATACAATACGTAAACTTTGTATGTGGCACATAATGAGCAAAGTCGCAGACAAAGTAGGACCTGAATTAAACAAAGATgagttttttttgaaagaattaaatAGTTGTGTGTGGAATGTTGAACAAGAAGAAAGTGAGTTTGAGGAGAAATGGGAGGCAATCATGATAAAGTATAATCTTCTTGAGGATAAATGGTTTTGTAACTTGTTTAGCATACGAGACCAATGGATACCGGCATATTTTAAGGACATCACATTGGAAGTGATTTCGAGAACTACATCTAGATCAGAGAgcattaacaatttttttaacaatttttcaaaCCCACACATGACGCTAGTTGAGTTTTACATGAGCTATGAAAGTGCAATGGATGCCCAAAGATATAACCAATAA